A section of the Posidoniimonas corsicana genome encodes:
- a CDS encoding 3-deoxy-D-manno-octulosonic acid transferase, whose amino-acid sequence MLAWLLNFAYLTVLTALSPVIAWTAWRTGKYREGYAEKLLGRVPHREGDRPCIWLHAVSVGEVNLLAITLRELAAARPDCELVISTTTKTGFELARKKYGAGHTVFYCPLDFGWAVGEAVRRVRPSLLVLAELELWPNLIASARAQGARVAIINGRLSENSYRGYRRVRPLAAGVLRQVDVIAAQDRATAQRFADLLGVAAPGAAGVSRRSGIPKPSSIQITGSLKYDGAETDRRNPRTTELCKLAGLAEHDAILLAGSTQAPEERIVLEVYQRLAEQFPALRLVLVPRHPERFDEVATLLNESGRAWIRRSELTGTQEPDPDSRILLVDAVGELGAWWGAADIGFVGGSLGDRGGQNMIEPAAYGVATCFGPNTRNFRDIVASLLAAGGAVVVNDADQLEAFAWHCLSDRAYAAGVGERARRLVASQLGATRRTVALLQTLLPAPAAAASEAA is encoded by the coding sequence ATGCTAGCGTGGCTGCTGAACTTTGCGTACCTGACGGTGCTCACGGCGCTCTCGCCCGTGATTGCGTGGACGGCGTGGCGGACCGGCAAGTACCGCGAGGGCTACGCCGAGAAGCTGCTGGGCCGGGTCCCCCACCGCGAGGGCGACCGCCCCTGCATCTGGCTGCACGCGGTGAGCGTGGGCGAGGTGAACCTGCTGGCGATCACGCTGCGCGAGCTGGCCGCCGCGCGGCCCGACTGCGAGCTGGTGATATCCACCACCACCAAGACCGGCTTCGAACTGGCCCGCAAGAAGTACGGCGCCGGCCACACGGTGTTCTACTGCCCGCTCGACTTCGGCTGGGCCGTTGGCGAGGCGGTGCGCCGCGTGCGGCCCAGCCTGCTGGTGCTGGCGGAGCTCGAGCTGTGGCCCAACCTGATCGCTTCGGCCAGGGCGCAGGGCGCGCGGGTGGCGATCATCAACGGCCGGCTGAGCGAGAACAGCTACCGGGGCTACCGCCGGGTGCGGCCGCTGGCGGCCGGCGTGCTGCGGCAGGTCGACGTGATCGCGGCGCAGGATCGCGCGACGGCCCAGCGGTTTGCCGACCTGCTTGGCGTTGCTGCTCCGGGAGCCGCCGGCGTCAGCCGGCGGAGCGGCATCCCCAAGCCCAGCAGCATCCAGATCACCGGCTCGCTCAAGTACGACGGCGCCGAGACCGACCGCCGAAACCCACGCACCACCGAGCTCTGCAAGCTGGCCGGCCTGGCCGAACACGACGCGATCCTCCTAGCCGGCAGCACGCAGGCGCCGGAGGAGCGGATCGTGCTGGAAGTCTACCAGCGGCTCGCAGAGCAGTTCCCTGCCCTGCGGCTGGTGCTCGTCCCCCGCCACCCCGAGCGTTTTGACGAGGTCGCTACGCTCCTCAACGAGAGCGGTCGCGCGTGGATCCGCCGCAGCGAACTCACCGGGACCCAAGAACCCGACCCCGACTCGCGCATCCTGCTCGTCGACGCGGTGGGCGAGCTCGGCGCCTGGTGGGGCGCGGCCGATATCGGGTTCGTTGGCGGCAGCCTCGGCGACCGCGGCGGGCAGAACATGATCGAGCCGGCCGCCTACGGCGTGGCTACCTGCTTCGGCCCCAACACCCGCAACTTCCGCGACATCGTCGCGTCGCTGCTGGCGGCCGGCGGCGCGGTCGTGGTGAACGACGCCGACCAGCTCGAGGCCTTCGCCTGGCACTGCCTGAGCGACCGCGCGTACGCGGCCGGCGTGGGCGAGCGCGCGCGGCGGCTCGTGGCCAGCCAGCTCGGGGCCACCCGACGGACGGTCGCGCTGCTGCAGACGCTGCTGCCCGCCCCGGCGGCCGCGGCCAGCGAGGCCGCCTAG
- the secA gene encoding preprotein translocase subunit SecA — protein MDILERVWEILSGIVNAILGRFERLITSIFGSANARYLKRLQPRVDAINALEPKYQAMTDEELREQTTLFRQRLDKGETLNDILVEAFAVCREAGKRFRGMRHYDVQLLGGMILHDGSIAEMVTGEGKTLVATLPAYLNALGGSVHVITVNDYLARRDMEWMGPLFTNLGLKVGAIYSGMDAAERQQAYDCDITYGTNNEFGFDYLRDNMRMAAKGDDRFPKHMQQSQGPLTYAIIDEVDNILIDEARTPLIISGPAEDDISKYQRADKVARALRKDVHFEVKEKEHTVSLTDEGVREAEKLAGVESFYTAGNMQWPHLIDNSLKAHYLYKRDVNYVINDGAIVIVDEFTGRLMEGRQWSDGLHQAVEAKEGVQIKQENQTLATVTLQNFFKLYDKLSGMTGTALTEAGEFWKIYKLDVIGVPTNRPMQRIEHPDVIYRSEREKFVAIADEIERLNKHTTVETSSGDWVTGKLVRETESEVEIEVADATKRREVIPVNKVKSIQKPGRPILVGTVSIEKSEALGALLNGRGVKHEVLNAKQHKREAEIVAQAGRLGAVTIATNMAGRGTDIIMGGNPETMAWAELQNTYASRLDVPNEVWDERVGHYEQQYDMKPQGEEVKQLGGLCVIGTERHEARRIDLQLRGRCGRQGDPGSSRFYLSLEDDLMRIFAGEWVRSILTRLGMQEGEAIESKMVSRRIEGAQKKVEERNFEIRKNLLEYDEVMDEQRKRVYSYRQAILDGVNCRDLMLETIREQIDERLGTILAPNYGVETFAAAAGSLLGAELDPRDYRNTPYDEAEKIAHDEAERMAESNVQDAIDENLPPDAEEEWNWSALAKWANTRYATNYRDRDLKKIGRDMLDERLVDDARKWVAGVDLSETARFLDREFGVNTARGWLWDKFAIQLTEEEVADKEPHQIIELAHAKAAEAYDAREAEYAIMVAFNRFRTGPGGQKGALDREGLVEWANRRFHADLTVDDIKNKQGEEIAKLLIAHSAKSSEKANEVFEQAMAKLDKLFAGSPNAHSETLRSVSGMNGKLDDLSGWLKENTGAEVSTEELGKLDQETARRRVSQAVEDRFRPEMRRMERGLLLQLLDSAWKEHLLAMDHLRSSVGLRGYAQVDPKVEYKREGMRMFEQMWDSLGAYATDLVFKMETLDEGFIQSTWVDNTQERHDAGPSATDIARQQQEGIDASNQGERKPEPIRNTQEKVGRNEPCPCGSGKKYKQCCGKAGGAA, from the coding sequence CGGCTCGACAAGGGCGAGACCCTCAACGACATCCTGGTCGAGGCCTTCGCCGTCTGCCGCGAGGCGGGCAAGCGGTTCCGCGGCATGCGGCACTACGACGTGCAGCTGCTCGGCGGCATGATCCTGCACGACGGGTCGATCGCCGAGATGGTCACCGGCGAGGGCAAGACGCTGGTCGCCACGCTGCCGGCGTACCTCAACGCGCTGGGCGGCAGCGTGCACGTGATCACCGTCAACGACTACCTCGCCCGCCGCGACATGGAGTGGATGGGCCCGCTGTTCACCAACCTGGGGCTGAAGGTCGGCGCGATCTACTCCGGCATGGACGCGGCCGAACGCCAGCAGGCCTACGACTGCGACATCACCTACGGCACGAACAACGAGTTCGGCTTCGACTACCTGCGCGACAACATGCGCATGGCGGCCAAGGGGGACGACCGATTCCCCAAGCACATGCAGCAGAGCCAGGGCCCGCTGACCTACGCCATCATCGACGAGGTCGACAACATCCTCATCGACGAGGCCCGCACGCCGCTGATCATCTCCGGCCCGGCCGAGGACGACATCAGCAAGTACCAGCGCGCCGACAAGGTGGCCCGCGCGCTGAGGAAGGACGTGCACTTCGAGGTCAAGGAGAAGGAGCACACCGTCAGCCTGACCGACGAGGGCGTGCGCGAGGCGGAGAAGCTGGCCGGCGTGGAGAGCTTCTACACGGCGGGCAACATGCAGTGGCCGCACCTGATCGACAACTCGCTCAAGGCGCACTACCTGTACAAGCGCGACGTGAACTACGTCATCAACGACGGCGCCATCGTCATCGTCGACGAGTTCACCGGCCGCCTGATGGAGGGGCGCCAGTGGTCCGACGGGCTGCACCAGGCGGTCGAGGCCAAGGAGGGCGTGCAGATCAAGCAGGAGAACCAGACCCTCGCCACGGTCACGCTGCAGAACTTCTTCAAGCTGTACGACAAGCTCAGCGGCATGACCGGCACCGCGCTCACCGAGGCGGGCGAGTTCTGGAAGATCTACAAGCTGGACGTGATCGGCGTGCCGACCAACCGCCCGATGCAGCGGATCGAGCACCCCGACGTGATCTACCGCAGCGAGCGCGAGAAGTTCGTCGCCATCGCGGACGAGATCGAGCGGCTCAACAAGCACACCACGGTCGAGACCTCCAGCGGCGACTGGGTGACGGGCAAGCTGGTCCGCGAAACCGAGTCAGAGGTCGAGATCGAGGTGGCGGACGCCACCAAGCGCCGCGAGGTGATCCCTGTCAACAAAGTGAAGAGCATCCAGAAGCCGGGCCGACCGATCCTGGTCGGCACGGTGTCCATCGAGAAGAGCGAGGCGCTCGGCGCCCTGCTCAACGGACGCGGCGTCAAGCACGAGGTGCTCAACGCCAAGCAGCACAAGCGCGAAGCGGAGATCGTCGCGCAGGCGGGCCGCCTGGGCGCGGTCACGATCGCCACCAACATGGCCGGCCGCGGCACCGACATCATCATGGGCGGCAACCCCGAGACCATGGCCTGGGCCGAGCTGCAGAACACCTACGCGTCGCGGCTGGACGTGCCCAACGAGGTCTGGGACGAACGCGTCGGGCACTACGAGCAGCAGTACGACATGAAGCCGCAGGGCGAAGAGGTCAAGCAGCTCGGCGGCCTGTGCGTGATCGGCACCGAGCGGCACGAGGCCCGCCGCATCGACCTGCAGCTCCGCGGACGCTGCGGCCGCCAGGGCGACCCCGGCTCCAGCCGCTTCTACCTGTCGCTCGAAGACGACCTGATGCGGATCTTCGCCGGCGAGTGGGTCCGCTCGATCCTCACACGCCTGGGCATGCAGGAGGGCGAGGCCATCGAGAGCAAGATGGTCAGCCGCCGCATCGAGGGCGCCCAGAAGAAGGTGGAGGAGCGGAACTTCGAGATCCGCAAGAACCTGCTCGAGTACGACGAGGTGATGGACGAGCAGCGGAAGCGGGTCTACAGCTACCGCCAGGCGATCCTGGACGGCGTGAACTGCCGCGACCTCATGCTCGAGACCATCCGCGAGCAGATCGACGAGCGGCTCGGCACGATCCTCGCGCCCAACTACGGCGTCGAGACCTTCGCCGCCGCGGCCGGCTCGCTGCTGGGCGCCGAGCTCGACCCCCGCGACTACCGCAACACGCCGTACGACGAGGCCGAGAAGATCGCCCACGACGAGGCCGAGCGGATGGCCGAGTCGAACGTGCAGGACGCGATCGACGAGAACCTGCCCCCCGACGCCGAGGAGGAGTGGAACTGGTCCGCGCTGGCCAAGTGGGCCAACACGCGGTACGCCACCAATTACCGCGACCGCGACCTCAAGAAGATCGGCCGCGACATGCTCGACGAGCGGCTCGTCGACGACGCCCGCAAGTGGGTCGCCGGCGTCGACCTCAGCGAGACCGCCCGCTTCCTCGACCGCGAGTTCGGCGTCAACACGGCCCGCGGCTGGCTGTGGGACAAGTTCGCCATCCAGCTCACCGAGGAAGAGGTCGCCGACAAGGAGCCGCACCAGATCATCGAGCTGGCCCACGCCAAGGCCGCCGAAGCCTACGACGCCCGCGAAGCGGAGTACGCCATCATGGTGGCGTTCAACCGCTTCCGCACCGGCCCGGGCGGCCAGAAGGGCGCCCTCGACCGCGAGGGACTGGTGGAGTGGGCCAACCGCCGCTTCCACGCCGACCTGACCGTCGACGACATCAAGAACAAGCAGGGCGAGGAGATCGCCAAGCTGCTGATCGCCCACAGCGCCAAGTCGAGCGAGAAGGCCAACGAAGTCTTCGAGCAGGCGATGGCCAAGCTCGACAAGCTGTTCGCCGGTTCGCCCAACGCCCACTCGGAAACGCTCCGCAGCGTCAGCGGCATGAACGGCAAGCTGGACGACCTGTCCGGCTGGCTCAAGGAGAACACCGGCGCGGAGGTTTCGACCGAGGAGCTCGGCAAGCTCGACCAAGAGACCGCCCGCCGCCGCGTTTCGCAGGCGGTGGAGGACCGCTTCCGCCCCGAGATGCGCCGCATGGAGCGGGGCCTCTTGCTGCAGCTGCTCGACAGCGCGTGGAAAGAGCACCTGCTGGCCATGGACCACCTGCGGAGCAGCGTCGGCCTCCGCGGCTACGCCCAGGTCGACCCGAAGGTGGAGTACAAGCGCGAGGGCATGCGGATGTTCGAGCAGATGTGGGATTCGCTCGGCGCCTACGCGACGGACCTGGTGTTCAAGATGGAGACCCTCGACGAGGGGTTCATCCAGAGCACCTGGGTCGACAATACCCAGGAACGGCACGACGCCGGCCCCAGCGCTACCGACATCGCCCGCCAGCAGCAGGAGGGCATCGACGCCAGCAACCAGGGCGAGCGCAAGCCGGAGCCAATCCGTAACACGCAGGAAAAGGTCGGCCGCAACGAGCCCTGCCCCTGCGGCAGCGGCAAGAAGTACAAGCAGTGCTGCGGCAAGGCCGGCGGGGCCGCCTAG